A stretch of the Psychroserpens sp. Hel_I_66 genome encodes the following:
- a CDS encoding glycosyltransferase family 4 protein produces the protein MKKTEKHIVIVTSEFPPQPGGIGNHSYNLALYLSRRDISVKVIADQRSTNGREEDEFDKALPFSVERIKRHNLRLLMYLKRIIVTYKSFKNASTIIATGKFSLWNVAFSNLLYKKQSIAVIHGTEVNFKSFFLRKSINIALSKFDTIVAVSNYTKQLVSHLNLKVEVIANGINTEHWDTSNIKNINIKGKPVLTTVGRVSSRKGQLNVIKHLPELLKIYPELHYHCVGIPLQAEQFLNIAKELNVDSHITFHGSLSDLELKQILNHTDIFVMLSAESKTGDVEGFGIAILEANAIGVPAIGAKGCGIEDAISNNKSGILIDLNNTKEFIKAIKTILDSKIIYQKEAENWAKKHDWTFIIEKYISLLK, from the coding sequence ATGAAAAAAACTGAGAAACATATCGTTATTGTGACCTCAGAGTTTCCGCCACAGCCTGGTGGAATTGGAAATCATTCGTATAATTTAGCTCTGTATTTAAGTCGTCGGGATATTTCGGTAAAAGTAATTGCAGATCAACGCTCAACAAATGGTCGTGAAGAAGACGAGTTTGACAAAGCATTGCCATTTTCCGTAGAAAGAATTAAAAGGCACAATTTGCGTTTATTAATGTATTTAAAAAGGATCATTGTCACTTATAAGAGCTTTAAAAACGCATCTACGATAATCGCAACGGGAAAATTTTCTCTTTGGAATGTTGCCTTTTCAAACCTCCTTTATAAAAAACAGAGCATTGCGGTGATTCACGGGACAGAAGTAAATTTTAAATCTTTTTTTCTTCGGAAATCAATAAACATCGCACTAAGTAAGTTTGATACCATTGTTGCAGTTTCAAATTACACAAAACAGCTTGTGTCACATTTAAACCTCAAAGTTGAAGTCATCGCAAACGGAATCAATACTGAACATTGGGATACTTCAAATATCAAAAATATAAACATAAAAGGAAAACCAGTCTTGACAACCGTTGGTAGGGTGAGTTCAAGAAAAGGACAGTTAAACGTGATCAAGCATTTGCCAGAACTTTTAAAAATATATCCAGAACTTCATTACCATTGTGTTGGCATACCTTTGCAAGCAGAGCAGTTTTTAAACATCGCTAAAGAACTTAATGTGGATTCCCACATCACATTTCATGGTAGTTTAAGTGATCTGGAATTAAAACAAATACTCAATCATACCGATATTTTTGTGATGCTAAGTGCAGAAAGTAAAACGGGTGATGTTGAAGGTTTTGGAATTGCTATCTTAGAAGCGAATGCTATTGGTGTACCTGCAATTGGCGCTAAGGGCTGTGGTATTGAAGATGCAATTTCAAATAATAAATCTGGTATTTTGATAGATTTAAATAACACTAAAGAATTTATAAAAGCAATAAAGACTATTTTAGATTCAAAAATAATCTATCAAAAAGAAGCAGAAAATTGGGCTAAAAAGCATGATTGGACTTTTATAATTGAGAAATACATTTCTTTATTAAAATGA
- a CDS encoding glycosyltransferase family 2 protein: protein MLFSFLKYLQPTHYFQLQTKTKTSIFPKVETLPQTVLNKLITDNSYQSEIAKNYDLSWQAIQKGYIGDASTYKEFQKLSIKDNYHFIRKYFNPAWVFYVLMLRFFSFKNPLKELKGWYTTRHIKRVEINTIFLYNNEYKDFNSTLIKTNPKVSVVIPTLNRYSYLKDVLKDLEHQDYSNFEVIVVDQSNPFDEKFYNDFKLNINLIKQEEKALWLARNNAIREATGEFIALSEDDVRIESNWISQHLKCLDFFKAQVSAGVFYPEGKKIPKERSFFAIASQFATGNAMLYKDVFKNVKLFDRQFEKQRMGDGEFGLRLYLEDIKSVSNPNAACIDVKAGEGGLREMGSWDAFRPSNFFAPRPIPSVLYFFRRYFGNKRARLAMLRTIPISIFPYQFKKNKPLLLIGVIISVFILPLVIFQVYKSWRLASKKINEGPLIQELK, encoded by the coding sequence ATGTTATTTAGTTTTTTAAAATATCTCCAGCCTACCCATTATTTTCAATTACAGACGAAAACTAAAACTTCGATATTCCCTAAAGTTGAAACATTACCTCAAACTGTTCTAAACAAATTAATAACAGATAATTCCTACCAATCAGAAATAGCCAAAAATTATGATTTATCATGGCAAGCCATACAAAAGGGATATATAGGAGATGCATCTACTTATAAAGAATTCCAAAAATTATCCATAAAAGACAATTATCATTTTATACGTAAATATTTTAATCCAGCTTGGGTGTTCTATGTCCTTATGTTAAGGTTTTTTTCATTTAAAAATCCTTTAAAAGAACTTAAAGGATGGTATACGACACGACATATTAAGCGAGTTGAAATCAATACAATTTTTTTGTATAATAATGAGTATAAAGATTTTAATTCAACATTAATAAAAACAAACCCAAAAGTAAGTGTTGTTATCCCAACATTAAATAGATATAGCTATTTAAAAGATGTATTAAAAGATTTAGAGCATCAAGATTATTCAAATTTTGAAGTCATCGTAGTTGACCAGTCAAATCCCTTTGATGAGAAATTTTACAACGATTTTAAACTGAATATCAATCTTATAAAACAAGAAGAAAAAGCGCTTTGGTTAGCTAGAAATAATGCGATTAGAGAAGCAACAGGAGAATTTATTGCACTTTCCGAAGATGATGTAAGAATAGAATCCAACTGGATTTCCCAGCATTTAAAATGCCTTGATTTTTTTAAAGCACAAGTGTCTGCAGGTGTATTCTATCCTGAAGGAAAGAAAATCCCAAAAGAACGTTCATTTTTTGCTATCGCATCACAATTTGCAACAGGAAATGCGATGCTCTATAAAGATGTATTTAAAAACGTAAAATTATTTGATAGGCAATTTGAAAAGCAACGCATGGGTGATGGTGAATTTGGTCTGCGATTATATTTGGAAGATATCAAAAGTGTGTCAAACCCAAATGCAGCCTGTATTGATGTTAAAGCTGGAGAGGGAGGTTTAAGAGAAATGGGAAGTTGGGACGCTTTTAGGCCATCTAATTTCTTTGCACCAAGACCCATACCAAGCGTGCTTTATTTTTTTAGGCGCTATTTTGGTAATAAACGCGCGAGATTGGCGATGTTGCGAACAATTCCTATTTCAATTTTTCCGTATCAGTTTAAAAAAAATAAACCTTTACTTTTAATAGGTGTCATTATAAGTGTTTTTATACTTCCTTTGGTGATATTTCAAGTGTATAAATCTTGGAGATTGGCAAGCAAAAAAATTAATGAAGGCCCTTTGATTCAGGAGTTAAAATGA
- a CDS encoding glycosyltransferase family 4 protein, producing the protein MKILIFYTYNKGLLSEFFQELSERLANDDFEVYNFYLKHKKDSFLQGNVNIYGEKRYGIFKNYYNVYKIIKRIKPDVIISNFSYINPALLFGKILGASQNVAWFHTAFGHTKPSYLKIINKTFYLKLADVVIANSKQLQNEMNIIYGVQKDKTRAISFWTNISNYGDDSAPLSLSKNVDTFYIGCPGRLVEDKNHKLAINAVYQLKKITSQPLKLIIAGDGPYKNELKELVNNLNLQEDVVFLGLLNVNEMSNFYNSMNVIVLPSFHEAFGLVFIEAIALGTPVLVSKSFGALDFIDEQKFSIEDFSFDPYSMQDLLVKLELCLEKKNKPSKYFKVMYDTTFEKDVIYNQVKSVILNKIYSS; encoded by the coding sequence TTGAAAATCTTAATCTTTTATACTTACAACAAAGGTTTACTTTCTGAATTTTTTCAGGAATTATCAGAGCGTTTGGCAAATGATGATTTTGAAGTTTATAATTTTTACCTCAAACATAAAAAAGATTCCTTTTTACAGGGAAATGTGAATATTTATGGAGAAAAGCGATATGGGATTTTTAAAAATTACTACAATGTCTATAAAATCATCAAACGGATAAAGCCAGATGTGATTATATCAAATTTCAGCTACATAAATCCAGCTTTATTATTTGGTAAAATTTTAGGAGCTTCACAAAATGTTGCTTGGTTTCATACCGCTTTCGGTCACACGAAACCTAGTTATTTGAAGATCATTAATAAAACATTTTATTTGAAATTGGCAGATGTTGTAATTGCAAATTCAAAACAGTTGCAAAACGAAATGAATATAATATATGGTGTTCAAAAAGATAAAACACGCGCTATATCATTTTGGACAAATATATCTAATTATGGTGACGATTCTGCACCCCTAAGTTTATCGAAAAATGTTGACACATTTTATATTGGTTGCCCTGGAAGATTAGTGGAGGATAAAAACCATAAGTTGGCTATTAATGCAGTGTATCAATTAAAAAAAATTACAAGTCAACCATTAAAACTTATTATAGCTGGTGACGGTCCTTATAAAAATGAATTAAAAGAGTTGGTCAATAATTTAAATCTTCAGGAGGATGTAGTTTTTCTAGGATTGTTAAATGTTAACGAAATGAGTAATTTTTACAACTCTATGAATGTTATAGTTTTACCGAGTTTTCACGAGGCTTTTGGTTTGGTTTTTATAGAGGCAATTGCATTGGGAACACCTGTATTAGTATCAAAATCATTTGGAGCTTTAGATTTTATTGATGAACAAAAATTTTCTATTGAAGATTTTAGTTTTGATCCATATTCAATGCAAGATCTTTTAGTGAAATTAGAATTATGTCTTGAAAAGAAGAATAAACCTTCAAAATATTTCAAAGTCATGTATGATACAACTTTTGAAAAAGATGTTATATATAATCAAGTTAAGTCCGTAATTTTAAACAAAATTTATTCCTCTTGA
- a CDS encoding FkbM family methyltransferase: MKRAIRTLIRKFGFDIIKFKQDQMGIYPFYDMAKFVDSNNPVLFDIGANIGQTVKDFKEVFDSCSIQAFEPSAESFEILKQNTSSYKNLNLWNLGVGSSIGELILNEYVHSNTNSFLDIHENDNSNLKKKTKVEITTVDFFCEKNNIEKIDVLKIDTEGFELEVFKGCEKMFSNSKIGLLFFEVRFVEGHHDMPSFTELWNWALDKDFELVSIYPIVHRKKMGIYTNVLFKHKSY, from the coding sequence ATGAAAAGAGCCATTAGAACGTTAATAAGAAAATTTGGATTTGATATTATTAAATTTAAACAGGATCAAATGGGCATTTATCCATTTTATGATATGGCCAAATTTGTTGACTCTAATAATCCCGTGTTATTTGATATTGGCGCGAATATTGGGCAAACAGTAAAAGATTTCAAAGAAGTCTTTGATTCTTGTAGCATTCAAGCTTTTGAGCCAAGTGCTGAGAGTTTTGAAATTTTAAAACAAAATACGTCAAGCTATAAAAATTTAAATCTATGGAATTTAGGTGTTGGATCTAGTATTGGCGAATTAATCCTTAACGAATATGTACATTCTAATACAAATTCCTTCTTAGACATTCACGAAAATGATAATTCAAATCTTAAAAAGAAAACAAAAGTTGAAATCACAACTGTCGATTTTTTTTGTGAAAAAAATAATATTGAAAAAATTGATGTGCTTAAAATTGATACTGAAGGATTTGAACTAGAAGTTTTTAAAGGCTGTGAAAAAATGTTTTCAAATAGCAAAATAGGATTGCTTTTTTTTGAGGTCCGTTTTGTTGAAGGTCATCATGATATGCCATCATTTACAGAACTTTGGAATTGGGCTTTAGATAAAGATTTTGAATTGGTTTCAATATATCCAATAGTACATAGAAAAAAAATGGGCATTTATACTAACGTTCTTTTTAAACACAAAAGCTATTAA
- a CDS encoding glycosyltransferase family 4 protein, producing MNNSTSDYFITLSNKLSEENKVVVIAQKIRETNLKLNENITVLKWPTKKPTTWKGFRFLYKTVRHYKPVMMISMFSFVNLFLIVGWFLRVKIRVAWIRTLSSQYSQKRYKVYRKSLIYSLSTDIITNSIATKNDVVNFFRIPERKITVLPNSVKDYSQSLQDITNNTENLLYVGRLHPSKGVDVLLHSFSQLLERFPKLQLVIIGHGNILNQLVKLAESLGVSNHVVFLGEKDKESVLKAYKMSYCTIIPSYAEAFGFTVIEAMSVGTCVIGANNTGIKEIIIPNETGLLFETGDYNDLAKKIESILLNKSYRNHLAKSGFERFLEFYENNYAVKRDFDFFVNRQKSLR from the coding sequence ATGAATAATTCGACCTCGGATTATTTTATAACGCTAAGCAATAAATTATCTGAGGAGAATAAGGTTGTAGTTATAGCTCAAAAGATACGTGAAACAAATCTTAAGTTAAACGAAAATATAACTGTTTTAAAATGGCCTACAAAGAAACCAACAACATGGAAAGGGTTTAGGTTTTTATACAAAACAGTACGTCATTATAAGCCAGTTATGATGATATCAATGTTTAGTTTTGTGAATTTGTTTCTAATTGTAGGTTGGTTCTTACGTGTTAAAATTAGAGTGGCTTGGATAAGAACTTTAAGTTCTCAATATTCACAGAAAAGATATAAGGTATACAGAAAATCACTTATTTATAGTCTATCTACAGATATCATAACCAATTCCATTGCTACAAAAAATGATGTTGTAAATTTTTTTAGAATACCAGAACGTAAAATAACAGTACTTCCCAACTCTGTAAAAGATTATAGTCAATCATTACAAGACATAACAAACAATACCGAGAATTTGCTATATGTAGGGAGACTTCATCCTAGCAAGGGTGTTGATGTTCTATTACATTCTTTTTCTCAACTTTTAGAGCGTTTTCCTAAACTTCAATTGGTTATTATTGGTCATGGAAATATCTTAAACCAACTTGTAAAACTTGCTGAATCATTAGGTGTTTCTAATCATGTTGTTTTTTTAGGTGAGAAAGATAAAGAATCAGTATTAAAAGCCTATAAAATGTCGTATTGTACAATTATTCCAAGCTATGCTGAAGCTTTTGGTTTTACTGTTATCGAGGCAATGAGTGTGGGTACTTGTGTCATTGGAGCTAATAATACAGGAATTAAGGAAATTATTATACCAAATGAAACCGGACTATTATTTGAAACAGGAGATTATAATGACTTAGCCAAAAAAATAGAAAGCATACTTTTAAATAAGTCATATAGAAACCACTTAGCGAAAAGTGGGTTTGAAAGATTTCTAGAATTTTACGAGAATAATTATGCTGTAAAAAGAGATTTCGATTTTTTTGTAAACAGACAAAAAAGTTTGAGGTAA
- a CDS encoding glycosyltransferase family 4 protein → MQRIGLVLLSVPGYSETFFRSKIKGLQANGFEVVLFVFYPPKKDEHLPCKVIVSPQFNGNFFSKSIAVFKALLQILFVSPFRSKKLYQLDSRDGNGRNACFKNLIANQFIISEDLDWLHFGFGTVAVGRENLADAMHAKMAVSFRGFDLYLSPLKRNQYYNTLFKKDVKYHVLSQEMKVDLIAKGVTDHQIKVITPAINTLFFKPNTSSLANDKLKILTVARLHWKKGLEYTLEALALLVKRDISFEYTIIGTGDELERLVFAAHQLGISEYVKFIGKQSPETVKTYMSSSDIYLQYSIQEGFCNAVIEAQAMGLICVVSDAEGLAENVLNELTGFVIPKRKPKVLAETIEKLVYLPERQKNELKKLAIERVKKDFNISKQQDEFLEFYQN, encoded by the coding sequence ATGCAACGAATAGGGTTGGTATTACTATCTGTACCGGGTTACTCGGAAACGTTTTTCCGAAGCAAGATCAAAGGATTGCAGGCCAATGGTTTTGAGGTTGTTTTGTTTGTCTTCTATCCGCCAAAAAAAGATGAACATTTACCATGTAAAGTCATCGTTTCCCCTCAATTTAACGGAAATTTTTTTTCCAAAAGTATTGCTGTCTTTAAAGCACTATTACAAATTTTGTTTGTTTCGCCTTTCCGCAGTAAAAAGTTGTACCAATTAGATAGTCGAGATGGTAATGGACGCAACGCTTGTTTTAAAAATCTAATTGCTAATCAATTTATAATTTCCGAAGATCTGGATTGGCTCCATTTTGGGTTTGGTACTGTTGCAGTTGGGAGAGAGAATTTAGCAGACGCTATGCATGCTAAGATGGCTGTGAGTTTTAGAGGATTTGATTTGTACTTGTCACCTCTAAAAAGAAATCAATATTATAACACCTTATTTAAAAAAGACGTTAAATACCATGTACTATCCCAAGAGATGAAGGTTGATTTGATTGCCAAGGGTGTGACAGATCATCAAATTAAAGTTATAACACCAGCTATAAATACTTTGTTTTTTAAGCCCAATACATCAAGCTTGGCTAACGACAAATTAAAAATTTTAACTGTTGCGCGCTTACACTGGAAAAAAGGACTGGAGTATACACTAGAGGCTTTGGCTTTATTGGTAAAAAGAGATATTTCTTTTGAGTATACGATTATTGGTACTGGAGATGAATTGGAGCGTTTGGTATTTGCTGCTCATCAATTGGGGATTAGCGAGTATGTTAAATTTATTGGAAAACAATCACCTGAGACTGTAAAGACATACATGTCAAGTAGCGATATTTATCTACAATACAGTATACAAGAAGGGTTTTGTAATGCTGTTATTGAGGCTCAGGCTATGGGATTAATTTGTGTAGTTAGCGATGCGGAAGGTTTGGCAGAGAATGTTTTAAACGAATTAACCGGGTTTGTAATCCCTAAGAGAAAACCAAAAGTCTTGGCAGAGACCATTGAAAAACTAGTATATTTACCAGAACGTCAAAAAAATGAGCTAAAGAAATTAGCCATAGAAAGGGTAAAGAAAGATTTTAATATATCAAAACAGCAAGATGAGTTTCTAGAGTTTTATCAAAATTAA
- a CDS encoding glycosyltransferase family 4 protein, whose protein sequence is MKKSIQIAIYSGEIPSTTFIERLILGVSKSNEEVLLFGVLRQKLPYHNSITIHGCYNHKLSKFWFLLKYSSLLLLIKPKEKKRLDTYLKQQNNLNLGSKVKFYPVLWHKPDIFHIQWAKGLKDWIWVQEFGMKLVLSLRGAHINYSPITDLDLAQLYKKHFPNVDGFHAVSDAIAKEATKYGASIDRVKVIYSGLPNFEINPEILLKNKDFNSELNSNEPLHLLSVGRPHWKKGYTYALDACKILKTSGLNFKYTIIGGADDVELLYQVHDLHLQDDVFLIEKQTFESVKDYMLKATILLLPSVEEGIANVVLESMALGTLVLSTACGGMNEVITDTENGFLVPIRDSEAIANAIVNIAALPENRKNEIRERAKNTISKQHNEDLMTSGMLQLYKSVIE, encoded by the coding sequence TTGAAAAAGTCAATTCAAATAGCAATTTATTCTGGAGAAATTCCAAGTACAACATTTATTGAACGCTTAATTTTAGGAGTGTCAAAATCAAATGAGGAAGTGTTGTTGTTTGGTGTTTTAAGACAGAAGTTGCCATATCACAATAGCATTACTATTCATGGATGTTATAATCATAAATTATCTAAATTTTGGTTTTTACTGAAATACAGTAGTTTATTATTACTCATCAAGCCAAAAGAAAAGAAAAGGTTGGATACCTATTTGAAACAGCAAAACAACTTAAATTTAGGAAGTAAAGTCAAATTTTACCCTGTGCTGTGGCACAAACCAGATATTTTTCACATACAATGGGCAAAAGGGTTAAAGGATTGGATATGGGTCCAAGAATTTGGAATGAAACTGGTTTTAAGTTTGAGAGGTGCGCATATTAATTATTCTCCAATTACTGATTTGGATTTGGCACAACTATATAAAAAACATTTTCCTAATGTAGATGGTTTTCATGCGGTTTCAGACGCTATTGCCAAAGAAGCGACCAAATATGGTGCATCTATAGATAGGGTTAAAGTGATTTATAGCGGTTTGCCTAATTTTGAAATTAATCCCGAAATCTTATTGAAAAATAAAGATTTTAATTCAGAATTAAATTCGAATGAACCGTTACATTTACTTTCTGTAGGTAGGCCACATTGGAAAAAAGGCTATACGTATGCTTTGGATGCTTGCAAGATTTTAAAAACGTCTGGCTTAAATTTTAAATATACAATTATTGGTGGTGCAGATGATGTTGAGTTGCTTTATCAGGTTCATGATCTACATTTACAGGATGACGTTTTTTTAATTGAAAAACAGACATTTGAATCGGTTAAAGATTATATGCTAAAAGCAACTATTCTTCTTTTACCAAGTGTTGAAGAAGGCATTGCAAATGTGGTTTTGGAGTCTATGGCTTTGGGGACTTTGGTTTTGAGCACTGCTTGTGGTGGAATGAATGAGGTGATTACAGACACTGAAAATGGATTTTTAGTTCCTATTCGAGATTCAGAGGCCATAGCAAATGCCATAGTTAACATTGCAGCATTACCAGAAAATCGTAAAAATGAGATTAGAGAACGTGCAAAAAATACTATTTCAAAACAACATAACGAAGATTTAATGACGTCTGGAATGCTACAGTTGTACAAGAGTGTTATAGAATAA
- a CDS encoding asparagine synthase gives MKVRTDVIPQYQQFVGTPESLDYEAICVFAATGFFLDEDTFYKGLRVLKPCREYVLDDERTSILSENQYFKWHYTPKERSFSQVVSEFAYLFETIIEEQTLDKTVILPLSGGLDSRTQAVALKYLNKSVKSYSYAFTNGHDETWYSKKIADICGFFFQDLKVPRGYLWEVIESLAEINNCYSEFTHPRQMAFKESYASMGDVFSLGHWGDVLFDDMGVPNNLSNDGQVAVILKKIIKKGGLELANSLWATWELKGDFESYLKNRIQNILKSIHIPENANAQIRAFKSLYWAPRWTSVNLSVFESVRPIEMPYYDRRMCEFICSVPEEFLAGRKIQIAYIKMRMPSLAKLAWEGHRPFNLYNYHYNKVPWNLPYRIFNRLNRITSSKKYVQRNWELQFLGAGNEQKLQEYIIENIHLNRLIPSDISSDFYKKFNEVDSVYYSHPVSMLLTLSIFSARNKL, from the coding sequence ATGAAAGTTAGGACAGATGTCATTCCACAATATCAACAATTTGTTGGAACACCTGAATCTTTAGATTATGAGGCGATTTGTGTATTTGCAGCTACCGGTTTTTTTTTAGATGAAGATACATTTTATAAGGGCTTGAGAGTGTTAAAGCCTTGTCGTGAATATGTTCTAGATGATGAACGAACGTCTATACTTTCTGAAAATCAATATTTTAAATGGCACTATACACCAAAAGAACGTTCTTTTAGTCAAGTGGTATCGGAGTTTGCTTATTTATTCGAAACAATAATAGAGGAACAAACACTAGATAAAACTGTGATTTTACCTTTATCAGGAGGTCTTGACAGTAGGACTCAAGCAGTAGCTTTAAAATATTTGAATAAATCGGTAAAATCTTATAGTTATGCATTTACAAATGGTCACGACGAAACTTGGTATAGTAAGAAAATTGCTGATATTTGCGGATTCTTTTTTCAAGATTTGAAAGTCCCAAGAGGTTATTTATGGGAGGTTATAGAATCTTTAGCTGAAATAAATAATTGTTATTCCGAATTTACTCATCCTAGACAAATGGCTTTTAAGGAGTCTTATGCTTCAATGGGAGACGTTTTTTCTTTGGGACATTGGGGAGATGTTCTGTTTGATGATATGGGAGTCCCTAATAATTTGAGTAACGATGGTCAAGTTGCTGTTATTTTAAAAAAAATAATTAAAAAAGGAGGATTAGAGCTTGCTAACAGTTTGTGGGCAACTTGGGAGTTGAAAGGGGATTTTGAAAGCTATTTAAAAAATAGAATTCAAAATATCTTAAAATCAATACATATTCCAGAGAATGCTAATGCCCAAATTAGAGCATTTAAGAGTCTATATTGGGCCCCTCGCTGGACTAGTGTGAACTTATCTGTTTTTGAATCTGTTCGCCCCATAGAGATGCCTTATTATGATCGTAGAATGTGTGAATTTATATGCTCCGTACCAGAAGAGTTTTTGGCTGGCAGAAAGATACAGATTGCCTACATTAAGATGAGAATGCCTTCGCTAGCTAAGCTTGCATGGGAAGGTCATAGACCTTTTAACTTGTATAATTACCATTATAATAAAGTACCTTGGAACTTGCCATATCGAATATTTAATAGATTGAATCGAATTACTAGTTCAAAAAAGTATGTTCAACGCAATTGGGAATTACAGTTTTTAGGTGCTGGCAATGAACAAAAATTACAGGAGTATATAATAGAAAATATTCATTTAAATAGGTTAATTCCTTCTGACATTTCATCTGATTTTTATAAAAAGTTTAATGAGGTTGATTCTGTTTATTATTCTCACCCGGTAAGTATGTTGTTAACACTATCAATATTTTCAGCAAGAAATAAACTCTAG
- a CDS encoding glycosyltransferase, with product MSKKVHILYTIPNFDTAGSGKVVFDLANQLDKDRFKVSIACNHERGRLYEEVKALGLNVHIIQFTVPLRPYYSLLARLQPFKVFLREQHIDIVHSWHYSSDWTEALACKLVRIPFVYTKKAMGWGNKHWKIRSYLSTFIITVNAQMRSFFPNKKHQELIPFGLDTSYYNRKSFNIVKDTGTFKLITVANLVAVKNIEYLLKALYPLKHLPIHLDIVGDMQNNYVDELKRIVKNLGLNSKVSFLGKFSDVRLLLAQSDLYIIPSKKEGMPLALLEAMAMQLPVLGSNIPGIAYVLQEFPDLLFSLSDVNDLSTKIEEIYNLLEKDKEALGFNLREYCIKHFSIEIFIKKHEDLYLKLVKQ from the coding sequence ATGTCAAAAAAGGTACATATACTTTACACTATTCCAAATTTTGATACCGCTGGAAGCGGTAAAGTGGTTTTTGATTTAGCTAATCAGTTAGACAAGGATCGGTTTAAAGTATCTATTGCATGTAACCATGAAAGAGGACGTCTATATGAGGAAGTGAAAGCACTGGGTTTGAATGTACACATTATCCAATTTACCGTTCCACTCAGACCTTATTATAGCTTATTGGCTAGATTGCAACCTTTTAAAGTTTTTTTAAGGGAACAACATATAGATATCGTTCATTCCTGGCATTACAGTAGCGATTGGACTGAAGCTTTAGCTTGTAAACTAGTACGAATACCATTTGTTTACACTAAAAAAGCAATGGGTTGGGGCAATAAACATTGGAAGATTAGAAGTTATTTGAGCACTTTTATAATTACTGTAAATGCTCAAATGCGTTCATTTTTTCCAAATAAGAAGCATCAAGAATTAATACCGTTTGGCTTAGATACTTCCTATTATAATCGTAAATCCTTTAATATAGTTAAAGATACTGGTACATTTAAGTTAATTACGGTAGCTAATTTAGTGGCTGTGAAAAATATTGAATACCTGTTAAAGGCCTTATATCCGTTAAAGCATTTACCAATTCATTTAGACATAGTGGGAGATATGCAAAATAATTATGTCGATGAGTTAAAAAGAATAGTAAAAAATTTAGGATTGAATTCGAAAGTTTCTTTCTTGGGTAAGTTTTCAGATGTTAGGCTCTTATTAGCCCAGTCAGATTTGTATATAATTCCTAGTAAAAAAGAGGGTATGCCTTTGGCTTTATTGGAAGCTATGGCTATGCAGTTACCAGTGTTAGGAAGTAATATTCCAGGAATTGCATATGTGCTTCAGGAATTTCCTGATTTACTATTTTCCTTGTCAGACGTTAATGACTTGTCAACAAAGATTGAAGAAATTTATAATTTGTTAGAAAAGGATAAGGAAGCATTAGGTTTTAATTTACGTGAATATTGTATAAAACATTTTTCTATCGAGATTTTTATTAAGAAACATGAAGACCTATATTTGAAACTCGTTAAGCAGTAA